From Mucilaginibacter gotjawali:
ATCCTTTCGACCCTGTTTTATTACAGGGGGGTAATATCTTCTTTTAAGGAAAGGCTGCAATTGGTTTCGGAGCGTTTTGATAAAAAAACAAAACTTTTTACAACCGTTTTGCTGCTTTGTTTCCTGCCTGTTGCCGCTTATATCTATTATAATGTGAGTTACCTGAATAACTACACAATGAAGACAGAGGACGATGACCGTGCAATCATTTATGAAAAAAAACTAAAACATTTTGCCAGCCTGCCTTTGCCAAAGATTACCAGCGTAAAAATGTATGCGGATATTTATCCCGATAAACAGGCGCAGTATGTAAAAGCTCTTTTGACAGTCGTTAATAAAAATAACAAGCCGATTTCGCAAATGCTGCTGGACGGCGATCAACTGACAGATTACGATATCAAACTTAACGGCCAGGCAATGCCGTTCACAAGCCCCTTAGTTTATCACAGGGCATTTTTCAGTTGGTTCCGTTCAAAAAACGACACGGCAGCGTATCGCCTGTACCAGTTTAAAAAGCCACTGGCACCCGGTGATTCGGTTGAACTGGAGATCAATTCGCGGGTAACTTACAAAGGCTTTGCCAATGGATTATATGGCGAAAGATTGCTGTATAACGGGACCATCTTTACTGGTGGCTTGCCCGAACTGGGTTACGATGATGACGATGAGATCAACAGCCCCTACGTGCGCAAGAAAGCAGGCCTGCCTCCCAAAGAGGAGGAAGAGATTGCGCAAAACGATCCGGAGGGGGTAAATAACCTTAAATCCGGCAAAGCATCAGATCTTTTCAGTTTCGATCTTACCATCAGCACCTCCGGCGATCAAACCATGATCTCATCTGGTGAATTGGTGAAGCAATGGAAACAAAATGGACGCAACTATTTTCATTTTGTGCAAAATCAGCCAGGCATGTATGCCCCGCTTGCAGCTGTTGGCGCAAAGTATGTTATTGCAAAAGACACCGTACAGTTAGCGCACCCTGTAAACATCAGTATTTACTATGATCCGCAACATAGCTGGAATGTAAGCCGGTTTATGTCAGCGTATCAGGATGGTCTGCATTATTTCAATACAGCCTACGGCCCGTATCCTTTTAAAGATATCCGGTTGGCCGAAACATCGCCGTATGGGCCGCGTACCGGATCATTTTCAAGTCTTGATACTTATGCAGAGTATTACGCATGGTGTGCCCATTTTGATGACCCTAATGAAACAGACTATTGTTATTATAATACAACCCAGCAACTGGCGCAGCAATGGTGGCGTTACCAGGTAGCGCCCAATAATACTGTTGGGTCATTAAATATTGCAGAAGGATTAGCCCAATATAGCGCGCTTGTAATGATGGAAAAGAAATACGGCAAGGACAATATGAAATGGATCACCATGGATCAGCTATGGTTTTACCTTTTCGTGAGGCGCAGGCTTGAAGAACCCGAGCATCCTTTAATCCGCTCAAATACCTGGTTTGAGTGGGGCGGCAAAGCTGCGGTAGCGTTATATGGACTGAGGGATATGATAGGGGAGGACAGCATCAACGCAGCACTCCGCGAATTTAAAAATGCCTATGCGTTTAAAAGCAAACCGCCATTTGCGGGAAGCAATAACCTGTATGCTTACCTGCAAAAGCATACACCCGATTCATTGAAGTATTTTTTAGAAGACACCTGGCAGAAAATAACGCTATATGATAACAAGTTATTGGATGTTAAGGCAGTGCCAACCGGTAAAAACAATGAGTATAAAGTAACTTTAAATACTGAAGTAGCCAAAGTTTATATTGACAGCAAAGGAAACGATGTCCCGGCCCTGAAAATGAATGACTACATTACCATCGGTATATTTGCCGCTGATAGCAAAAATAAGGAGGGACGGACGCAGGTACACCCATTGTGTTTAAAAAGATACAAGCTTGCACATGGAAGGCACGCTTTTACCTTAATTGTTAAGGGTAAGCCTGTACGGGCGGGTATCGATCCATACAGCAAACTAATTGACCGTAACCCTAACGACAATATGAAAGACTTTTAATCTCAGCTTCAATAAGCGTATGCTCAATTAAAACGTCCATGTACGATGCAAGTGGCTGATGGCAATTGCAGCAAATATGAGATGCGGTAATATTTTCCAGATTAAATACCTTTATAACCTTGATGTTTTTATGAAAAACAGAGTTAACACAAGGCTGATTTAAGCAGTATAAACTGTAATCATTTGTAGGTTGGTTCATGTTTCTATGTAATAATAAGGCTAAGTTGTAAAATCTGCCGGATACGGTTTATAGAATTAAATATGAATTATTTGTAGTTGTTTCGTTGATATAGCAGCAGGGTAATTGCCTTTTGAAATAAAATATTTCACTGGAGTTTCAAAATTAACTGATAGTCTCATTCCGCATGCGTTGCGGTGATACGCTTTTTGCCATCAAAAAATAATCCCCGGGCAAATCTTTTTTATTTTGATTTAAACCGGGGATTTTTTTTTGCAAAAAATCACAACAAACATGCTATACCGGCAGATGCCCCGCCGTTGATGGGTGGCTATACAAGTATTGTATCAGGCAATCACATAATACTTATGCATGCAACGGGAACAAAGGTATCTTTTTAAAGTATTGGGAAACAGTGCCTTTATCAATACTCCCCGGCGAACACGGAGATTAAGCTCAACTTTACATTTCGGACAGGTATGTTTTTTCTTTATTGAATTTTGTTCAATATCTATTGACGGTGACGTGAAGGTTTTTGATGTCATGATTTTATATTTTAAAATGGTTAATTTCCCTGTAAAACCAGCAGTATAATTACCAGGCCGAATGAACTGTAAACGATATAATTATTAAACTTTATTAATAAAAGTGTTTTGGTTGATATGGCTGCCGCTTCAAAACCGCTTGGTAATAGGCACATATGTCTTATGTCAGTCAGGCTAACTTTACCACCAACAGATAATGAATTGTACATTTTTCGGTCAATCTGTCGCGAGAGGGTTTGAATACTGCTTAACGTTAAGATATAGGCGATGAAAAGAGTTAATAGTAAAAAGAGATCTAAAGTTGAATTCATAATTGCAGATAAGTGGAGTTAATAATATTTATGCTGACTTTTTGCATGCTTACACCACAGCTAATGGAGCTATGGCGCGCTAACTGCATGCGCAGGAGCAATGTTGTCAAATGTTCAGTATTGAAAATGTTAACTGTTCAAGTCTTTTCCCGGCGAAAGAGTGTTTAAACTGACAGGTAGAACGAAGAATAGAATTGTGGGTTTTTTGCGTGTTCATATAGCTACATATTTACAGAGGCTAAATTGTAAAACCTCGCGATTAGGCTATATAGAAGGAATTATTAATTATATGTAGTGGTTTGGTCTATATAAGCCACTCATTTTTTCGTTTCGTAAAAATAAAATACATGAATAGATTACACCGGTAAAACGGAATTTATTGGATTGGGATGGTAAAAAAAAATTCGCTGCCCATTCCGGGTATTGATCTTACACTAATTTTTCCACCCAAATTGTTTACTATTTTTTTTGAAATTGCCAGGCCCAGTCCCTCTCCGGCGTACTCGTCTGGCAGGTGCAAGCGCTGGAAAATGAAAAATATTTTTTCAAAATCAGCTGAGTTTATACCTATGCCATTATCTTTAACAGAAAATATCCAACATCTTTTTGTTTTTCTGAAGCTTATTATTATTTCCGGGCTTGCTCCCGGCGGGTGGAATTTAATAGCGTTGCTGATCAGGTTTTGAAGCACTTGGGTCAACGGTTCTTTCTCAATATTTATTACAGGTAAATCTTCAACTAACACCTTAGCCCGGGCTACTTGAATTTTTACACGGTTTTGCTGTATGATTTTTTGTAAGAGAACTTTCAGGTCAACGTCAGCCCTGGAATGATCGTTTTTGCCAACCGTTGAGAACTCCAGCAGGTAAAGAATTAGCTGCCGCATTCTTTTTGCGCCCCCTAACGCAAATTCAATGTATTTTTTGCCCCTCTCATCCATAATATCCGCGTATTTTTTTTCGATCTGGGTCATAAAACTGATTACCATTCTCAACGGTTCCTGCAGGTCGTGGGAAGCAGCAAAAGCAAATTCCTCTAACTCTGCGTTGGAAGTGGCAAGGTCCTTATTGCTTTTTTTTAGTCTCGTGTTTAATAAATTTTGTTTTTCAGCCAATAAGGTAATTTCAATTTTGCTCTTTTTTAATTCCAACAAATGCATAACCTGTCGCGAGAGTACTGTTAAAGCATAAATTTGATCGTTACTGAGTGTTTTTGGGGCATTATCTATCACACAGATGGTGCCCAGTGGGTAACCGTCGGCGCTTTTTAACAAAACGCCGGCATAAAATACAATATAAGGATCGTCAATAACCAGTGGATTTTTTGCAAAGCGTTCGTCTTCCCTTGCGTCAGGTACAACAAA
This genomic window contains:
- a CDS encoding ABC transporter permease/M1 family aminopeptidase, which codes for MFWKIFLFEIQNRLRRPAIYLYFLAALIFTIGSFATGSLPVGEKENINSPYLIAMWCSGITMMMMLVSSFIMGTPLYRDIEYNTKDYYLTYPITKPGYFWGRYLGSFMCMLFIATSILIGIFIGSKLGPAMGWKDARQYGPNNLFYYLYPFFTIALPNLFFTSSLFFGLVAIMRNVKVIYAGGILLFLGYFVSIFFFQHTNNATVINLADPFMLNGVRLATNDSSSIQQNTTVIAMTGTILLNRIIWSGVGLVILLYTYFTFSFERFFSGKRDKAAIDNEPATPKKTFVPSGDTSFKGSYNRKTLVNLTKIELLNIIRDNYFWIILSAGVFFLGFVFWMGNNDNGVPEFPRTVMLMGIFNSVFPFFIFFIIIFYTGETLHRDRITRYAYINDSLPPPNWVLNGSKLITLLILGFGLTLIPLVTGFVVQTAKGFHNYNFPVYLIYMFIVTLPSLLEMVVFSYAVHVLINNKFVAHGIGVFFWVGVFFLRSSGIFNYNLLLYSYTPWFGVSDMDGMGHMMAAVNWFNLYWLLFGGLLIILSTLFYYRGVISSFKERLQLVSERFDKKTKLFTTVLLLCFLPVAAYIYYNVSYLNNYTMKTEDDDRAIIYEKKLKHFASLPLPKITSVKMYADIYPDKQAQYVKALLTVVNKNNKPISQMLLDGDQLTDYDIKLNGQAMPFTSPLVYHRAFFSWFRSKNDTAAYRLYQFKKPLAPGDSVELEINSRVTYKGFANGLYGERLLYNGTIFTGGLPELGYDDDDEINSPYVRKKAGLPPKEEEEIAQNDPEGVNNLKSGKASDLFSFDLTISTSGDQTMISSGELVKQWKQNGRNYFHFVQNQPGMYAPLAAVGAKYVIAKDTVQLAHPVNISIYYDPQHSWNVSRFMSAYQDGLHYFNTAYGPYPFKDIRLAETSPYGPRTGSFSSLDTYAEYYAWCAHFDDPNETDYCYYNTTQQLAQQWWRYQVAPNNTVGSLNIAEGLAQYSALVMMEKKYGKDNMKWITMDQLWFYLFVRRRLEEPEHPLIRSNTWFEWGGKAAVALYGLRDMIGEDSINAALREFKNAYAFKSKPPFAGSNNLYAYLQKHTPDSLKYFLEDTWQKITLYDNKLLDVKAVPTGKNNEYKVTLNTEVAKVYIDSKGNDVPALKMNDYITIGIFAADSKNKEGRTQVHPLCLKRYKLAHGRHAFTLIVKGKPVRAGIDPYSKLIDRNPNDNMKDF
- a CDS encoding GAF domain-containing sensor histidine kinase yields the protein MLNPANHKEEASRLAALNSYGILDTMPSSDLDDLAHLASVLCGTPIALISLIDEKRQWFKARVGMNPVETPREFSFCAHAILQDNDLFVVPDAREDERFAKNPLVIDDPYIVFYAGVLLKSADGYPLGTICVIDNAPKTLSNDQIYALTVLSRQVMHLLELKKSKIEITLLAEKQNLLNTRLKKSNKDLATSNAELEEFAFAASHDLQEPLRMVISFMTQIEKKYADIMDERGKKYIEFALGGAKRMRQLILYLLEFSTVGKNDHSRADVDLKVLLQKIIQQNRVKIQVARAKVLVEDLPVINIEKEPLTQVLQNLISNAIKFHPPGASPEIIISFRKTKRCWIFSVKDNGIGINSADFEKIFFIFQRLHLPDEYAGEGLGLAISKKIVNNLGGKISVRSIPGMGSEFFFTIPIQ